A single window of Sphingobium sp. SCG-1 DNA harbors:
- a CDS encoding YbaN family protein, with protein MMRWLYLIAGYLALALGIAGAILPLLPTVPFIILAAFCFARSSPRLERQLLEHPHLGPHIQRWRRNGAISRRGKRAATAAFAISALLGILFAPWPFFLIPVAAALTGGTWIWLRPE; from the coding sequence ATGATGCGCTGGCTTTACCTGATCGCGGGTTATCTCGCGCTTGCTCTTGGCATTGCAGGCGCGATTCTGCCGCTGTTGCCCACTGTGCCATTCATCATTCTTGCGGCATTCTGCTTCGCTCGAAGCAGCCCCAGGCTCGAACGGCAGTTGCTGGAGCATCCGCATCTTGGTCCACATATCCAGCGCTGGCGGCGTAATGGCGCAATCAGCCGCCGAGGAAAGCGCGCCGCGACGGCAGCGTTTGCCATCTCGGCCCTGCTCGGTATCTTGTTTGCGCCCTGGCCCTTTTTTCTCATACCGGTAGCAGCCGCCCTGACTGGCGGAACCTGGATCTGGCTTAGGCCGGAATGA
- a CDS encoding alpha-ketoglutarate-dependent dioxygenase AlkB translates to MSAMFDLFDAPVVPGLKTRDDFLSPAEEASLIAQIDATSLSPFKFQQWTGKRLTQPFGWSYDFESGRFAPTEAIPSWLETVKARAARFAGLDPDGLVQALLIRYDPGAGIGWHKDRPVFEHVVGLSLGNPATLRLRRRTVSGGFDRAKAELAPRSIYHLSGEVRHYWEHSIAAMELPRWSITFRSLSEKGRRA, encoded by the coding sequence ATGAGCGCGATGTTTGACCTGTTCGATGCACCGGTCGTGCCGGGCCTCAAGACGCGGGACGATTTCCTGTCGCCCGCTGAGGAAGCCAGCCTGATCGCGCAGATCGACGCAACCAGCCTCAGCCCGTTTAAATTCCAGCAATGGACCGGCAAGCGGCTGACGCAGCCCTTTGGCTGGAGCTACGATTTCGAGAGTGGTCGCTTCGCGCCGACAGAGGCGATCCCAAGCTGGCTTGAAACGGTAAAGGCGCGTGCGGCTCGCTTTGCCGGTCTCGATCCGGACGGTCTCGTCCAGGCATTGCTGATCCGCTATGATCCCGGCGCAGGCATCGGCTGGCACAAGGATCGCCCCGTGTTCGAGCATGTCGTTGGTCTCTCGCTCGGCAACCCCGCCACGCTGCGGCTGCGACGGCGGACGGTCTCCGGCGGTTTCGATCGCGCCAAGGCCGAGCTTGCGCCCCGCTCGATCTACCATCTGTCCGGCGAGGTGCGGCATTACTGGGAGCACAGCATCGCAGCGATGGAACTGCCACGCTGGTCGATCACCTTTCGCAGCCTGTCGGAAAAGGGGCGCCGCGCGTGA
- a CDS encoding MucR family transcriptional regulator has protein sequence MADHDQADLTTLTVDLLSAYFANNTVPSETLSDLIQSTYSALAGIDAPAAVEAEAPTFTPAVSLRKSLASRDHIISMIDGKAYKTLKRHLAANGLSPAEYRERYKLPASYPMVAPAYSEERRAVAAKNGLGGSKKRAGVMAEDAAPLAVASTPRADAIEDAADIAPVAANEPAIADTIAVPKAARKVRAVSAKLGPKGSAAKAVKPTRKSEVDSVRDNVAAADQDVEQPAQTATPTSSASDAPTKPRRKLKIRAGEPAQPESMLEEAAKAKPSPKPREAKAGNTDQSTSSDAPKPTKRAYKKRVSKSVEA, from the coding sequence ATGGCTGACCATGATCAGGCCGATCTCACAACGTTGACCGTCGACTTGCTGAGCGCCTATTTTGCGAACAACACCGTTCCCAGCGAGACGCTGTCTGACCTCATTCAGTCGACCTACTCTGCTCTTGCAGGCATTGATGCACCCGCCGCTGTGGAAGCTGAGGCACCAACGTTTACGCCTGCGGTCAGTCTGAGGAAGAGCCTAGCATCGCGCGATCACATCATCAGCATGATTGATGGCAAGGCCTATAAAACGCTCAAGCGTCACCTCGCGGCAAATGGGCTTTCACCGGCTGAGTATCGTGAGCGCTATAAGCTGCCGGCGAGCTATCCGATGGTCGCGCCTGCTTACTCCGAAGAACGCCGAGCGGTCGCTGCGAAGAATGGCCTTGGCGGCAGCAAGAAGCGGGCAGGGGTCATGGCTGAGGACGCCGCCCCGCTTGCAGTCGCATCCACCCCGCGGGCAGACGCGATTGAGGACGCTGCCGACATAGCGCCAGTGGCAGCGAACGAGCCTGCTATTGCTGACACCATTGCGGTGCCCAAGGCAGCGCGCAAAGTGCGTGCCGTCTCGGCAAAGCTTGGCCCTAAAGGCTCTGCGGCCAAGGCAGTAAAACCTACTCGGAAGTCAGAGGTCGATAGCGTGCGCGATAATGTCGCCGCTGCTGATCAAGACGTAGAACAGCCTGCCCAGACGGCAACGCCAACATCCTCTGCGTCCGACGCTCCGACCAAGCCTCGTCGCAAGCTTAAGATCAGAGCAGGCGAGCCCGCTCAACCTGAAAGCATGCTCGAGGAAGCTGCCAAAGCTAAGCCTTCGCCCAAGCCCAGGGAAGCGAAGGCTGGGAATACTGATCAAAGCACATCTTCGGATGCGCCAAAGCCGACTAAACGCGCATATAAGAAGCGCGTCAGCAAATCCGTTGAGGCGTAA
- a CDS encoding thermonuclease family protein: MTRRALLAALAACLAGAWASPALADPCEGALPVKGTSFSGVVRYVGDGDGLCIGPAGRPDRWIEIRLADFYAPELHERGGQDAKRRLQRTVMGKWLVCRAGRRSYDRVVAACTIGGRPLGMVLSSAGGIEGGRGKSR; this comes from the coding sequence ATGACACGTCGGGCTCTTCTTGCCGCGCTGGCGGCGTGTCTCGCCGGTGCATGGGCTTCGCCGGCGCTGGCCGATCCGTGCGAGGGCGCGCTTCCCGTGAAGGGCACGTCCTTCAGCGGCGTCGTTCGCTATGTCGGCGATGGTGATGGGCTGTGCATCGGCCCGGCCGGGCGCCCCGATCGCTGGATCGAGATCCGTCTTGCCGACTTTTATGCGCCCGAGCTGCACGAGCGGGGCGGCCAGGATGCCAAGCGTCGCCTGCAGCGCACCGTCATGGGCAAATGGCTGGTCTGTCGCGCGGGCCGGCGCAGCTATGATCGCGTGGTCGCCGCCTGCACTATTGGCGGCCGCCCGCTTGGGATGGTCCTTAGCAGCGCGGGCGGCATCGAGGGCGGGAGGGGCAAATCGCGATGA
- a CDS encoding DUF2200 domain-containing protein has product MSATKSLSGYAPVFHPTGRCHAPAGSQSRRTEREMKHRIYSISFASIYPHYVAKAEKKGRTQAEVDEIISWLTGYTRQGLDAEFEKKTSFEDFFGHAPQLNPSRKLIRGTVCGVRVEDIEDPLMREIRYLDKMIDELAKGKAMEKIFRR; this is encoded by the coding sequence GTGAGTGCAACGAAGTCTCTTTCAGGGTATGCACCGGTTTTTCATCCGACGGGTCGATGTCATGCCCCTGCTGGGTCTCAAAGCCGACGTACAGAACGTGAAATGAAACACCGAATTTACTCTATCAGCTTTGCCAGCATCTATCCGCATTATGTAGCAAAGGCCGAGAAGAAAGGCCGTACTCAGGCTGAAGTCGATGAGATCATTAGTTGGCTGACGGGCTACACCCGCCAAGGCCTTGACGCAGAGTTTGAGAAGAAAACGAGTTTCGAGGATTTCTTTGGTCATGCACCTCAATTGAATCCCTCGAGAAAGCTGATCAGGGGAACGGTCTGCGGTGTCCGGGTTGAAGACATCGAAGACCCGCTGATGAGAGAAATCCGGTATCTCGACAAGATGATCGACGAGCTTGCAAAAGGGAAAGCGATGGAGAAAATCTTCCGGCGATGA
- a CDS encoding error-prone DNA polymerase has product MASYVELQVTSHFSFLRGASSPEELFAAAALLGHQTLGLADRGSVAGVVRGWDGQKATQVRMIPGARVDLVDGRSLLLYPTDRAAWSRLTRLLTIGKARGGKGFCILEWSDVAAHAEGLVAILVPDMPDATTEDWLSELRALFGTRGYCALSLRRRPDDVARLHALDAMARLAGVRSVATGDVLYHAAERRPLQDVMSAIREKTTIDALGFRRERFMDRNLKSPEEMERRFRDFPDAIQASGDIAATCRFDLGEIQYQYPYEQVMEGRTAQQALAALTEDAAAAKFPDGVPDRYRQQIDHELRLIDQLGYAPYFLTVNAIVAESVRRGILCQGRGSAANSCVCYLLGITSIDPIQHELLFERFVSGERREPPDIDVDFEHERREEIIQWIYNTYGRDRSALTAVVTRYRTRGAVAEVGKALGLPRDLTKMLTGLVWGWSMDGIPQEQIESLNLNAEDHRLKLTLDLARQLIGTPRHLSQHPGGFVLTQDRLDDLVPIEPARMEDRQIIEWDKDDIDALKFMKVDVLGLGMLGCMNRAFNLLEQEKGIKVTMADLQDDDPDVYKMIQKADTLGVFQIESRAQMSMLPRMKPREFYDLVIEVAIVRPGPIQGDMVHPYLRRREGKEKPEYPRPELRAVLEKTLGVPLFQEQAMKVAIVGAGFTAVEADQLRRAMATFKLTGGVSHFYDKLVGGMIARGYPKDFAERTFKQIEGFGSYGFPESHAASFAKIAYASCWMKHHHPDVFCAALLNAQPMGFYAPAQIVRDTRNHGVEVRPVSVNDSHWDCTLEPTSGRYRAVRLGFRQVRGLANVHGAAIVAARGPHRYDSVEEVWRRAGTPRAAIERLAEADAFHCISEDRRQGLWKVKGLGEAPLPLFAAADEREQGFSPEGLEPQVVLKPMTAGRDVVEDYRSLQLSLRGHPLQFLRRELDAMRIVRCADLAAIRDGRNVEVAGVILVRQRPGSAKGVLFVTIEDETGVAQGILWPDRFEIYRRQVMAASMIAMRGRLQKEGEVIHIICDRITDHDAMLRSIGRMDFSVAPGRGDGASHGGGPDPRDPSFPRGRTLASPPFGTLAEQEEIVPIRSHDFH; this is encoded by the coding sequence ATGGCCTCCTATGTCGAACTTCAGGTGACGAGCCATTTCTCCTTCCTGCGCGGCGCGTCCTCGCCCGAGGAGCTGTTCGCCGCTGCCGCGCTGCTCGGCCACCAGACACTTGGCCTCGCCGATCGTGGCAGCGTTGCGGGCGTCGTACGTGGATGGGATGGCCAGAAGGCCACCCAGGTCCGTATGATCCCGGGCGCCCGTGTCGATCTGGTCGATGGACGATCATTGCTGCTATATCCGACCGATCGCGCTGCCTGGAGCCGGCTGACCCGGCTGCTCACGATCGGCAAGGCACGCGGCGGCAAGGGGTTCTGCATCCTCGAATGGAGCGATGTCGCGGCTCATGCGGAAGGATTGGTCGCCATCCTCGTGCCGGACATGCCCGACGCTACCACCGAAGACTGGCTAAGCGAACTGCGCGCCCTGTTCGGCACGCGAGGCTATTGCGCGCTGTCGCTAAGGCGGCGGCCCGATGATGTAGCGCGGCTGCACGCGCTTGATGCCATGGCGCGGTTGGCCGGCGTGCGCAGCGTTGCGACCGGAGACGTCCTCTACCATGCGGCCGAACGCCGGCCGCTTCAGGACGTGATGAGCGCGATCCGCGAGAAGACGACGATCGATGCGCTTGGCTTCCGGCGCGAGCGGTTCATGGATCGCAACCTCAAATCGCCTGAAGAGATGGAGCGGCGCTTCCGGGATTTTCCCGACGCCATCCAGGCGAGCGGCGATATCGCCGCTACCTGCCGGTTCGATCTTGGTGAAATCCAGTACCAGTATCCTTATGAGCAGGTGATGGAGGGACGGACGGCGCAGCAGGCGCTCGCCGCACTCACCGAAGACGCCGCTGCGGCCAAATTCCCGGACGGCGTGCCGGATCGCTACCGTCAGCAGATCGACCATGAATTGAGGCTCATCGATCAGCTTGGCTATGCGCCCTATTTCCTGACCGTCAATGCGATTGTCGCCGAGAGCGTGCGGCGCGGGATCCTCTGTCAGGGGCGTGGCTCGGCTGCTAACAGCTGCGTCTGCTACCTGCTTGGGATCACCTCGATCGACCCGATTCAGCATGAGCTGCTGTTCGAGCGGTTCGTTTCGGGCGAGCGCCGCGAGCCGCCCGATATCGATGTCGATTTCGAGCATGAGCGGCGCGAGGAGATCATCCAGTGGATATACAACACCTATGGCCGCGACCGCTCGGCGCTGACGGCGGTCGTCACCCGCTACCGCACGCGTGGCGCGGTCGCCGAGGTCGGCAAGGCGCTGGGGCTGCCGCGTGACTTGACCAAGATGCTGACGGGCCTCGTCTGGGGCTGGTCGATGGACGGCATTCCGCAAGAGCAGATCGAGAGCCTCAACCTCAATGCCGAGGACCATCGCCTCAAACTGACGCTCGATCTCGCGCGCCAGCTGATCGGGACGCCACGCCACCTCTCGCAGCACCCGGGCGGCTTCGTGCTCACCCAGGATCGATTGGACGACCTCGTGCCGATCGAGCCGGCGCGGATGGAAGATCGCCAGATCATCGAATGGGACAAGGACGATATCGATGCCCTCAAATTCATGAAGGTCGACGTGCTCGGCCTCGGCATGCTCGGCTGCATGAACCGCGCCTTCAATCTGCTCGAACAGGAGAAAGGCATCAAGGTCACGATGGCCGACCTGCAGGACGACGATCCGGACGTCTACAAAATGATACAGAAGGCGGACACACTCGGCGTCTTCCAGATCGAGAGCCGCGCGCAGATGTCGATGCTGCCGCGGATGAAACCACGGGAATTCTACGATCTCGTCATCGAAGTGGCGATCGTGCGGCCAGGACCGATTCAGGGCGACATGGTCCATCCCTATCTGCGTAGACGTGAGGGGAAGGAGAAACCCGAATATCCGCGTCCGGAACTCCGCGCCGTGCTGGAAAAGACATTGGGCGTGCCGCTGTTCCAGGAGCAGGCGATGAAGGTCGCTATCGTCGGCGCGGGGTTCACGGCGGTCGAAGCCGATCAGCTTCGCCGGGCGATGGCGACGTTCAAGCTCACCGGAGGTGTCAGCCATTTCTACGACAAGCTGGTCGGCGGCATGATCGCGCGCGGTTACCCCAAGGACTTTGCCGAGAGGACCTTCAAGCAAATCGAGGGCTTTGGCTCCTATGGCTTCCCCGAAAGCCATGCTGCCTCCTTCGCCAAGATTGCCTATGCCTCCTGCTGGATGAAGCATCATCATCCCGACGTCTTCTGCGCGGCGCTGCTCAACGCCCAGCCGATGGGGTTCTACGCGCCGGCGCAGATCGTGCGCGATACCCGCAACCATGGTGTCGAAGTCCGGCCTGTCTCGGTGAATGACAGCCATTGGGACTGCACGCTCGAACCGACGAGCGGGCGCTATAGGGCGGTGCGGCTCGGGTTCCGACAGGTGCGCGGGCTCGCCAATGTTCATGGCGCCGCGATCGTGGCGGCGCGTGGGCCTCACCGCTATGACAGTGTCGAGGAGGTCTGGCGCCGCGCCGGCACGCCGCGTGCCGCGATCGAACGGCTGGCCGAGGCCGACGCCTTCCATTGCATATCGGAGGACCGACGGCAGGGCCTCTGGAAGGTAAAAGGTCTTGGCGAAGCACCGTTGCCATTGTTCGCTGCCGCCGACGAACGCGAACAGGGCTTCTCGCCCGAAGGTCTTGAGCCGCAGGTCGTGTTGAAGCCGATGACAGCGGGTCGGGATGTCGTTGAAGATTACCGCTCACTCCAGCTTTCGCTGCGCGGACACCCGCTCCAGTTTCTGCGCAGGGAACTCGACGCCATGCGGATCGTCCGCTGCGCCGATCTCGCGGCGATCCGCGACGGGCGCAATGTCGAGGTTGCCGGCGTCATCCTCGTCCGCCAACGGCCGGGATCGGCCAAGGGCGTGCTGTTCGTGACGATCGAGGACGAGACCGGGGTCGCGCAGGGCATATTATGGCCCGACCGGTTCGAGATCTATCGGCGCCAGGTCATGGCCGCCTCGATGATCGCGATGCGCGGGCGCCTCCAGAAGGAGGGCGAGGTCATCCACATCATCTGTGACCGCATCACCGACCATGACGCGATGCTGCGCTCGATCGGGCGGATGGATTTCTCGGTGGCACCCGGTCGTGGCGACGGCGCCTCGCATGGCGGCGGGCCTGATCCGCGTGATCCGAGTTTCCCGCGCGGGCGAACGCTCGCGTCGCCACCGTTTGGCACGCTCGCCGAGCAGGAGGAGATCGTGCCGATCCGCAGCCATGACTTCCATTGA
- a CDS encoding DUF6504 family protein, translating to MGRRSEAAEHPFKAMVPDEGGPASAVASVAPSWASFWGRPTILIARIGQRDVVASACPVALELGLRPGMAAAHARALVTDLDVHDAEPEKDQAFLDSLALHAVARWTPTACPAPPDGLWLDLSGTTHLFGGEARFCRRLLTFLRRLGFTATIAIAGTPGAAHALARYGGEAITILPSGAEAEAIADLPLAALRLTPEALTAAGRFGLERIADLYPMPRGPLAKRLGLKTVERLDQARGSLAEPITPVIPFEAPIAERRLLEPIATADAITHVIGDLVDDLVHVLQARSLGLRTAILTCVVVDGGEQRVAIGTARATREPAHLKRMLAMRVERIDPGLGIEAMTLAAPRVEPLAPEALDAGFATEGRAPDLAPLVDQLGGRVGEEALFRLTAVESDVPERGFCRVDPLAAPGGWPAWKRPARLLRRPEMLSNVVALLPDHPPRRFSWRGSAYKIVAGDGPERIHGEWWRSPKEMWAVRDYFCVEAEGGYRFWIFRRGDGVEAPTGDLSWYMHGLFG from the coding sequence ATGGGTCGGCGCAGCGAGGCCGCCGAACACCCGTTCAAGGCCATGGTGCCAGACGAAGGAGGGCCAGCCAGCGCGGTTGCATCCGTTGCTCCGTCATGGGCGTCCTTCTGGGGTCGACCGACAATCCTGATCGCGCGGATCGGGCAGCGCGATGTGGTCGCATCGGCCTGTCCTGTGGCGCTGGAGCTCGGCCTGCGTCCCGGCATGGCCGCCGCTCACGCCCGCGCGTTGGTGACGGATCTCGATGTCCATGATGCCGAGCCCGAAAAGGATCAGGCCTTCCTCGACAGCCTTGCGCTGCACGCGGTGGCGCGCTGGACGCCGACCGCGTGCCCTGCGCCGCCCGACGGTCTATGGCTCGATCTCTCGGGCACGACCCATCTGTTCGGCGGCGAGGCGCGCTTCTGCCGGCGTCTGTTGACCTTTCTGCGGCGGCTGGGTTTCACCGCGACGATCGCGATCGCCGGAACACCTGGCGCGGCGCATGCGCTCGCGCGATATGGCGGCGAGGCCATTACGATTCTTCCGTCGGGTGCCGAGGCGGAGGCGATCGCCGATCTGCCGCTCGCCGCGCTACGGCTTACGCCCGAAGCTCTCACCGCCGCCGGCCGCTTCGGCCTGGAACGGATCGCCGATCTATATCCGATGCCACGCGGCCCGCTCGCCAAGCGGCTCGGGCTGAAGACAGTCGAGCGGCTCGATCAGGCGCGCGGGAGCCTCGCCGAGCCGATCACGCCGGTTATTCCGTTCGAGGCGCCGATTGCCGAACGGCGACTGCTCGAGCCGATCGCGACGGCCGACGCGATCACCCACGTGATCGGCGATCTAGTCGATGATCTGGTCCATGTGCTGCAAGCGCGCAGTCTTGGGCTTCGGACGGCCATCCTCACATGTGTTGTCGTCGATGGCGGCGAACAGCGCGTCGCGATCGGGACCGCGCGCGCGACGCGCGAGCCCGCGCACCTCAAGCGGATGCTGGCCATGCGGGTCGAGCGGATCGATCCTGGTCTTGGCATAGAGGCGATGACGCTGGCCGCGCCGCGCGTCGAGCCGCTGGCGCCGGAAGCGCTGGACGCAGGCTTTGCTACCGAAGGCCGTGCACCCGATCTTGCGCCGCTGGTCGATCAGCTCGGTGGCCGTGTCGGCGAAGAGGCGCTTTTCCGGCTGACTGCCGTCGAGAGCGACGTTCCAGAGCGCGGCTTCTGCCGGGTAGATCCGCTGGCGGCGCCCGGAGGCTGGCCGGCCTGGAAGCGTCCGGCACGGCTGCTGCGCCGGCCTGAGATGCTCTCGAACGTCGTGGCGCTCCTGCCCGATCACCCGCCGCGCCGGTTCAGCTGGCGCGGTTCGGCCTACAAAATCGTAGCGGGCGATGGTCCCGAACGCATCCACGGCGAGTGGTGGCGCAGCCCCAAGGAGATGTGGGCGGTACGCGACTATTTTTGCGTCGAGGCAGAGGGCGGCTATCGCTTCTGGATTTTCCGCCGAGGCGATGGCGTCGAAGCACCCACAGGTGATCTCAGCTGGTACATGCATGGGCTGTTCGGCTGA
- a CDS encoding DUF2779 domain-containing protein has protein sequence MIGLSKSRIAAFEQCPKKLWLSVHRPEPGHHDQATTASFSAGHAVGEAACALCPGGMMVEAEPNLAAAVETTRQLLEAGHDGPIFEATFVHEGVLVRVDILQPDSDGRWQMLEVKSTGGAKLYHHGDLATQIWVLEGQGVELAGAAIRHIDTSFVLEREGDYSSLFRDAELYEIVAPLVAQRGEIVAAARHMLAGQEPDQPVGEHCTAPYGCAFTAYCHDTIDPGPLWPVTVLPGGGGKRWLAQGVTDLFDVDPLELTTPVQHRVHQATVSGIPWHDSEAARAVIDQWPYPRTWLDFETIGFALPRWVGTRPYENIPFQFSAHIEEEDGTIRHAEFLSLDGADPRRACAQALIDLLPAQGAVIAYNAPFERGCLRQLAALFPDLAIGLSDLADRLVDLLPVTRATWYHRDQRGSWSLKAVLPTIASQLSYADLDVSDGMQAQMAYLEAIDPGTSVERRKEIDEALRLYCACDTQAMIVLADHLVGTKQAVR, from the coding sequence GTGATCGGCCTCTCCAAGTCTCGCATCGCAGCCTTTGAGCAGTGCCCCAAGAAGCTCTGGCTATCGGTGCATAGACCAGAGCCTGGGCACCATGACCAGGCGACCACCGCGAGCTTTTCGGCCGGACATGCCGTAGGCGAAGCAGCCTGCGCCTTATGCCCGGGTGGCATGATGGTGGAGGCCGAACCGAACCTGGCTGCTGCGGTAGAGACCACCCGGCAGTTGCTTGAAGCTGGCCATGACGGGCCGATCTTCGAGGCGACCTTCGTGCATGAAGGCGTACTGGTCCGGGTCGACATCCTGCAACCAGACAGCGATGGACGCTGGCAGATGCTGGAGGTCAAAAGCACGGGCGGTGCAAAGCTTTACCATCATGGCGATCTCGCAACCCAAATCTGGGTGCTGGAAGGGCAGGGCGTTGAACTGGCCGGCGCTGCCATTCGCCATATCGACACGAGCTTCGTGCTGGAGCGCGAGGGCGACTATAGTTCGCTGTTCCGCGACGCGGAGCTGTACGAGATCGTCGCGCCGCTCGTGGCGCAACGCGGGGAGATCGTTGCGGCAGCCCGGCATATGCTTGCAGGGCAGGAGCCTGATCAGCCGGTGGGCGAGCACTGCACCGCGCCCTATGGCTGTGCGTTCACAGCCTACTGCCACGACACCATAGATCCTGGGCCCTTGTGGCCAGTCACTGTGCTGCCGGGCGGCGGTGGCAAGCGCTGGCTGGCGCAAGGGGTCACCGACCTGTTCGATGTCGATCCTCTAGAGCTCACGACCCCAGTGCAGCACCGGGTGCATCAGGCGACGGTCAGCGGCATTCCCTGGCACGATAGCGAGGCAGCACGTGCTGTCATCGACCAGTGGCCTTATCCGCGCACATGGCTCGACTTTGAGACGATTGGCTTTGCGCTGCCACGATGGGTGGGCACGCGACCCTATGAAAACATCCCCTTCCAGTTCTCGGCGCACATTGAGGAAGAAGATGGCACTATCCGTCATGCCGAGTTCCTCAGCCTCGATGGCGCCGATCCCCGCCGCGCCTGTGCGCAGGCGCTGATTGACCTGCTCCCGGCCCAAGGCGCAGTGATCGCTTACAACGCACCGTTTGAGCGGGGCTGCCTCCGCCAACTCGCGGCGCTATTTCCTGACCTCGCAATCGGGCTCAGCGATTTGGCAGACCGCCTTGTCGATCTGCTGCCGGTTACCCGGGCCACCTGGTATCATCGCGATCAGCGCGGCAGCTGGTCGCTCAAAGCCGTGCTCCCTACCATCGCATCGCAGCTTTCCTACGCCGACCTTGACGTCAGCGACGGCATGCAGGCGCAGATGGCCTACCTCGAAGCCATAGATCCGGGTACGTCCGTGGAGCGGCGCAAGGAGATAGACGAGGCGCTACGTTTGTACTGCGCATGCGACACGCAGGCTATGATCGTGTTGGCGGACCATTTGGTGGGAACGAAACAGGCAGTCCGTTGA
- a CDS encoding protein ImuA: protein MDGAGLHEVAAASARLNDDAAATLFMASIAARFAAEAGFTVLWALTKFDLYAPGLEQAGLGPVKILYAQGGKDAEVLALAEDGLRDGSLACVIAEVKSADQTATRRLQLAASDGKTPILLYRRHRSRDRCPLETPSSAMTRWRIGCAPSTPLPHAGLGRARWAIELVRQRNGNPFSLELEACDATGRLALPAAAAHRAVAAVAASSRAA from the coding sequence TTGGATGGTGCCGGACTCCATGAGGTTGCGGCAGCGTCGGCCAGGCTGAACGATGATGCCGCCGCGACGCTGTTCATGGCCAGCATCGCCGCTCGCTTTGCCGCCGAGGCCGGCTTCACTGTGCTGTGGGCGCTCACGAAGTTCGATCTCTACGCGCCCGGCCTCGAACAGGCGGGGCTGGGGCCTGTCAAGATACTTTATGCTCAGGGCGGTAAGGATGCCGAGGTTCTGGCGCTTGCCGAGGATGGCCTGCGCGACGGCTCGCTCGCCTGCGTGATAGCCGAGGTAAAGTCCGCCGATCAGACGGCAACCCGCCGGCTGCAACTCGCAGCCTCGGACGGCAAGACCCCGATCCTTCTCTACCGGCGACACCGCTCACGTGACCGCTGTCCTTTGGAAACGCCATCATCGGCGATGACACGCTGGCGGATCGGCTGCGCGCCTTCGACACCCTTGCCCCATGCCGGACTGGGCCGGGCGCGCTGGGCGATCGAACTGGTCCGCCAGCGCAATGGCAATCCCTTCTCCCTCGAACTGGAGGCTTGCGATGCAACGGGTCGCCTCGCTCTGCCTGCCGCAGCTGCCCATAGAGCGGTTGCGGCGGTCGCAGCGTCCAGTCGCGCCGCCTGA
- a CDS encoding helix-turn-helix domain-containing protein — protein MDIRRRLAANLRRFRQERELSQEQFAFEAGIHRTYVSDLERGARNPTIEVVDKLASFLGVKVGDLLD, from the coding sequence GTGGACATCCGCCGCCGCCTTGCCGCCAATTTGAGGCGCTTTCGCCAGGAGCGAGAGCTCAGCCAGGAGCAGTTTGCCTTCGAAGCCGGTATTCACCGCACCTATGTCAGTGACCTCGAACGCGGCGCCCGCAATCCCACCATCGAAGTGGTCGACAAGCTGGCGAGCTTCCTGGGCGTAAAAGTTGGCGATCTGCTGGACTGA
- a CDS encoding polyketide cyclase, whose product MLPARTYSITINRNWQALYEAIWRPETFSQWASGLIEADLRQSDEGWIADGVDGPIIVHFTPYNAFGVMDHVVETGNGQAVHVPLRVVQNGVGAEVMLTLFRKPEMTDETFARDAKWIARDLRALRDLVNSERLFFNEQPQ is encoded by the coding sequence ATGTTACCTGCGCGAACCTACAGCATAACGATAAATCGGAATTGGCAGGCGCTTTACGAGGCGATCTGGCGCCCTGAGACATTCTCCCAGTGGGCATCCGGTCTGATCGAGGCAGACCTTCGCCAAAGCGATGAAGGTTGGATCGCCGATGGTGTGGACGGTCCGATCATCGTTCACTTCACACCCTATAATGCGTTTGGTGTCATGGATCATGTCGTAGAAACAGGAAATGGGCAGGCGGTCCATGTTCCTCTTCGCGTGGTCCAGAACGGCGTTGGCGCAGAAGTCATGCTCACTTTGTTTCGTAAACCGGAGATGACGGATGAGACTTTCGCGAGAGACGCCAAATGGATCGCACGTGATCTGCGGGCGCTTCGAGATTTGGTAAATAGTGAACGGCTCTTCTTTAACGAGCAACCTCAGTAA